Below is a window of Bacteroidota bacterium DNA.
AAACAGATGTAAATATGACTTTTTATGATGCAAAATCAGGAATTATAAAATATAATTTTTATCATACAATTAATTATAAAGGTTTTCCTGACACATTAATTCTTGATCCACTTCAAAAATATAATATTACTGTTCACACAATTCCACCTGTTTATAAAAAAAATGTTGAACTTGTTTCAGGGAAGCATAATGTAATTCCAATTGATGCACCGCAGGGATATTTGAATTTAAAGATAAAAGGAATAACAAATTATAGAAATTTAAAAGCAATTATAAAAAAACAAGGTTCTCATGAAATTCTTCATGTTCAGGATTTTAAATCAACACAAAAATATATTGTAGGTAAATACGACATAGAAATACTTTCATTACCACGAATAAAAGTTAATGGTGTTGATATAAAACAAAGTCATACAAATACACTGGAGATACCACAGCCGGGAAAAGTAAATATATATACATCGCGTTCTACTTTAGGAAGTATTTATCAGTTAAAAAATGGTAAATTAAAGTGGGTAACAGATATTAGTCCGGATGTAAGGACACAAATTGTTATTATGCAACCTGGGGAATATAGAATTTCTTATCGTAGAAAGAGTTCTAATAAAACCTCATATACAAATAACAAAAAGTTTAAGGTAACTTCTGGTGGCTCAGTTACTATGAATCTGTAAAATTATATTAAAATAAAAATGAAAGAATACATAAACAAAGGAAATAAAGCAACAAGAAGTGGTTTTGGAGAAGGACTTTTAGAAGTAGCAAAAACGAACAAAAATGTTGTTGCATTAGCAGCCGATTTAACAGCTTCTGTAAAAATGAATCTTTTTCAAAAAGAGTTTCCCAAAAGATTTTTTCAGGCAGGTATTGCTGAAGCAAATATGATGGGTGTTGCAGCAGGAATGACTATTGGAGGGAAAATTCCATTTGCAGGTACTTTTGCAAATTTTGCTTCAGGAAGGGTTTATGACCAAATAAGACAATCAATTGCTTATTCAAATAAAAATGTAAAAATATGTGCTTCTCACTCAGGGCTAACTGTTGGGGAAGATGGGGCGACTCATCAAATATTGGAAGATATTGGATTGATGAAAATGTTACCTAATATGCTTGTTATAAATACTTGCGATTTTAATCAAACAAAAGCTGCAACTATTGCCATTGCTGATTATATCGGTCCTGTTTATTTGAGATTCGGAAGACCGGGAGTTCCTAATTTTACAGATGAAAATCAGAAATTTGAAATAGGAA
It encodes the following:
- a CDS encoding transketolase family protein; its protein translation is MKEYINKGNKATRSGFGEGLLEVAKTNKNVVALAADLTASVKMNLFQKEFPKRFFQAGIAEANMMGVAAGMTIGGKIPFAGTFANFASGRVYDQIRQSIAYSNKNVKICASHSGLTVGEDGATHQILEDIGLMKMLPNMLVINTCDFNQTKAATIAIADYIGPVYLRFGRPGVPNFTDENQKFEIGKGILMKEGKDVTIIATGHHVWKSIEASKLLAKKGIDAEVINIHTIKPLDEDLILKSVSKTGCVVSAEEHQKNGGLGDSIAQLLSCKMPTPMEMVAVNDRFGESGKSDELLAKFNIDTVDIVEAVVRVRRRK